The Camelus dromedarius isolate mCamDro1 chromosome 19, mCamDro1.pat, whole genome shotgun sequence genome segment tCCAAAATGTGCAGAGTATTGCCAACCAAAGGAAGCTCATTTGAGCTTTGTTGTTCAGAAGTTTAATTACATAGGGATGATTGATGGAACCATTGGCCATATAgctgaactcagtctccagcctgCCTTCTCCCTGGGAGGTCATGACTCAAAGCCCCAAACCTCTAATCATACAGTTGGTTTTTCTAGCATGACCAGCCTCATCCTGAAGCTATCTTGGGGCCCACCACACATCACCTTATGAGCATAAACAAAGGTGTGATTGTAGAAGCTCATGAATAACAAAGACACTTCTATAACTTGGAAAATTCCAAGAATTTTAGAAGCACAATGCCAGAAAGCCAGGACAAAGAACAGATAAATTATGTATCATATAGTTTAACCTCCTTATCTCCTTTTAGTTCTCCATGGCACTTATTACCCTTGCATATGTACTTATGAACTTGTTTATTGTGTGTCCCCTATCACACTAAACTTTCAGCTTTATGAAATTGTGGAATTTCTTTTGCTCACTTCTGTGTTTCCTGCACCTACTATGCTGCCTTACACAATAGATGTTCGATGACTATCTCTTAAATAAATGACTAGatgaataaaaaaggaacaaatagtGATTCTGCACAAATGAGTGCAAAACCTAGCTATAACTTCCTGAGGGGAGAACAGAAATCAAGTAGACTATCCATTTATTACAATGAGGGgatacaaatcttttttttttttactttttttttattaagttatagtcattttacaatgttgtgtcaaattccagtgtagagcacaatttttcagttatacatgaacatacatatattcattgtcactttttttttcactgtgagctaccacaagatcttgtatatatttccctgtgctatacagtataatcttgtttatattctacattttgaaatcccagtctgtcccttcccaccacctgtccccttggtaaccacaagtttatattctatgtctatgagtctgtttctgttttgtatttatgttcttttttttaagaatccacatatgagcgatctcatatggtatttttctttctctttctggcttacttcacttagaatgacattctccaggaacatccatgttgctgtaaatggtgttatgttgtcagtttttatggctgaatagtattccattgtataaatataccacatcttctttatccagtcacctgttgatggacatttaggctgtttccatgtcttggctattgtgaatagtgctgctatgaacactggggtgcaggtgcctttttgaagtaggcttccttctggatatatgcccaggagcaggattcctgggtcatatggtaaatctattcctagtcttttgaggaatctccatactattttccacagtggttgctgAAGGGATACAAATCTTAATGGAAATAAGGTATGTCTCATTAGTATCAGTGGTGTTGCTGGCAGCCTTTAAATAACTTGCTcccaaaggtttttttcagtgcCAGCATCACCTCTTTATTCCTAAGAGTGTATATCAGTGGATTCAGCACTGGGGTGACTGCACTGTATATGATGGCCACCATTCGGTCCTGAATCATGGAGGTGGCCGAGGCAGGACGAATGTACGTGAAGCCTACAGGTCCATAAAAAAGACATACCACCATGAAATGGGAGGCACACGTGGACAAAGCTTTGCGGAGTATTCTGCAGGACTTATTCTTGAACAGAAGGGAGCAAATAATATAGAAGTAGGAGAGAAGAGTCAGGAAGAAGGCTCCCATTGAGATGCTGCCTGTGACAACAGAAAGAAGCCATTGGTTGAGCAGTGTGTTACCACAGGCCAGTTCCAAGAGGGGCTTGACATCACAAAAGAAGTGATTGAGCTTTTGAGAGTGGCAAAAGTTCAGGTGAGCTGTCATGATGGAATGCATCAGAGCGTTAAAGAAGCTGGTGATCCAGGCCACAGCTGCCAAGAGAATATACACCTGGGAGTTCATGATGACGGTGTAGCGAAGTGGGTTGCATATGGCAACGAAACGATCAAAAGCCATGATAGCCAGTAGGATGGCCTCTGTGCTGCCCAGGAAGTGGAAAAAGTGTAGCTGTGTGATACAGCCTAGGAAGGATATGGCCCTGCGAGTGGAGAGGAGGTTTATAAGCACTTTGGGCAGTGTCACTGAAGAATAGCAGATATCCAGACAAGAAAGGTTTCCCAGGAAAAAATACATAGGGGAATGCAGTTTAGGTTCCAAAACAGCAATCACTAATATAGCTCCATTTCCAACCAAGTTTATCAAGTAAATGATTAAGAAAATCACAAAGAAGAGAGGTTGCAGCTTCTGAACACTGGTCAGGCCAAGTAAGAGAAACTCATTTACTGTAGTGACATTCTCCATTGCTTTGGGGAGAAAATGTGATGATAATGATGAGTTGATTTTTCTGAATTGTTACTTTTACATTGTGTGGGTTAAGTGAAGCAAGTTTGCTATTTGGAAGAGTCTAAGGGTGAGCTACAACATGAAGAATATTTAGGGGTAATTTAGGAGCTAAATTTACTTACAAGAAAATGGAGGAAGACTGACACAGTACCTGATAAATTCTAAAGCAGTAAAAACACCTTAGACTAATAAAAGGAGCATATTATGAATAAATCAGACATAGATCAAGGACACTTTTACAAAGTATAAATGTAAAGCATGATTGTAATCTTACTTATGGCATTAGAATTACAGCTTAgacaaatttaaaacatacaaagGGAATAGCTGGTTGTTCAGCTCACGAGTCAGTTCTGACAGTAACACAGATGTAGCCTAGTGAGGATTTCCCCTTTCCCCTAAGATGCATAAAAGCTTCAGGAAGTTAGCACATCCCATGTAAAAACCTAAACCTTCAGTACAACTAAGAAACACAAAACCCGGAAACTTCAAATATTGTGTAAGTAGAGGGAATAAAAACAGCATagagagttactcagtttttctctCAGATCTCTCCCctatatacatgttattaaacttttgtttgattttatcctgtttaaagaaaaaacagcatAATTAGCATCAGTAGTCACAAGATCGCAGCATGGTGGTGGAGCTGTAGGCGCAGTGGAGAAAAACTTGAAATGGTGAGAAATCCTAAcaggagaatttttaaagcaCTCCAAAATTTTCAGCCCCAGAAAAAAGGGCCCCACATTCAGTGGGAATTTCTACACttgggagtggagggaggaatTAGAACAAGACAAGGCATAAGCATTGagggaaatagaaagaaaaaggcataATAAAtgcaagaagaacaaagaaagcctGCCATTTGTCAAAGAGAATAATTGCCGCCTTACTAACAGAAGAGGGAGCCCTTGAATTGAGAAACTGCAAAAAGTACCTGCTATacttccctccccacaccccacatACACACAGCAAGTCCCCACTAATAACTGGCCCAGAATGTCATAGTCCAATGTAAGTTCCCAGTAAAATAGCTTTAGGAGTGGACAGAAATAATGATgaaatagtcaaattcacagtcataatagaaaattttaacaCAGCTGTCTCTATGCCTTTagaaggaaaaaccaaaaaaggtTAGTAAGAATATAACCAATTTGTTATAGGTTAAAGGTTAGTAAGAATATAAACCAAATTTACCAATTTGATTAACGTATATAAACATTTAACCCAATAAGAAAAGAATTCACACctacaaaaaagagaaaacacaaactaAGAGAATATATCACTACACTAAAATATACACTGAAGGAAGTTCTTTAGTCAGTAGGAAAAGATGCTAGGCGgaagaaatgcagaaagaaacGAAGATCACCAGAATAGGTATGTGTCTGTGTACATATAAGGAAAAACTGACTttacaaagataaaaaatgaCTATACAAGGCAGTAATGATTATGATTCGTGGATGTTAAGACTATGTAGAATAGAATGCatcaatagaaaaaagaaaagaattcatattattttcagtgCACCTTGAATATTTATAGAATCAAGCATAGgttgagtctttaaaaaaaaaaagcttcaaaaatttctaaagattgagccattcaaagaattttctttGACTATGGAAGAATgggaaaacagtaagaaaaagataCCTAGAAACTCACTAAATGCTTGAaatggataaaagaagaaatccaaatagatatttaaaagtattttaacagAGTGATAACGAAGATGAGTCATATCAAAACTTTTATTATGCagctaaagaaagaaacagggaaaatTTTGGCCTTGAATTCATAtgttaaagaagaagaaatattgaaaatcaaTATCCTAAAGTTTCATTTCAAggagctgaatgaatgaatgaatgaatgaatgaataaaaccaGCAACTCAGCCTAAAGAGagtaaaggaaataatgaaaaaataaaataaaatgaaagtccAATACGGAGAAGTCAATAAAGTCAAAACTTaattattatttgaaaagattGGTGAAATTGACAAACTCCAGCAAGACTgttaaagagaaagaattcaaATGATCAATTTGAAATGTAGTGTCACTATAGATAATATCAATGCCAAAAATTATAAGAGATCATTAGGAATAACTTTATGCTGATGAATTTAACAATTTAGATGAAATTTACAAATTACTTCGAATCAAAAGTAAATTACTAAAActgacagtaaaagaaaaaaatttgaatagtTTATCAATATAGGAAACTGGAGCTACTATTTAAAATCTTCCCGCAGAATGAAATACCAAATCCAAATTTCATccatgaattctaccaaataattAAGCAAGAAATATTAGCAACTTAGACCAATTCTtctaaagaaggaaaaggagaatacTTGTCAACTTCTTTTGTAAGGCTACCAATACTTGAGAAAGGACTtaacagaaaggaaaactgaagaacCATCTGtttcatgaatatagatgcaaaatctATTTCTTACTGTCTTCTGTGTGATTCTGTTTGTGCCAAGCATCATCATCACTCATTTGGATTATTGGAATGATCTTATTTCCACTCTTGACCAGCCCACTATT includes the following:
- the LOC105101135 gene encoding olfactory receptor 12D3 translates to MENVTTVNEFLLLGLTSVQKLQPLFFVIFLIIYLINLVGNGAILVIAVLEPKLHSPMYFFLGNLSCLDICYSSVTLPKVLINLLSTRRAISFLGCITQLHFFHFLGSTEAILLAIMAFDRFVAICNPLRYTVIMNSQVYILLAAVAWITSFFNALMHSIMTAHLNFCHSQKLNHFFCDVKPLLELACGNTLLNQWLLSVVTGSISMGAFFLTLLSYFYIICSLLFKNKSCRILRKALSTCASHFMVVCLFYGPVGFTYIRPASATSMIQDRMVAIIYSAVTPVLNPLIYTLRNKEVMLALKKTFGSKLFKGCQQHH